A stretch of DNA from Catenulispora acidiphila DSM 44928:
CCTACTCTTCGCGACGGGCCGTCCCCCTGATCTGCTCGAGATCTTTGCGCGCCGGCTGGCGTCAACCTTCCCTTGACGCCAGCGAATCGTCAAGGCACTCTTGACGCATGGAAGAGCTCCCGACCCTCCCGGTCCTGATCGCCCGCATCGAGTCCAGCCATCCGTTCTCCGACCCCCTGGCCCGGCTCGCCGACGCCGTCGAGACCGGCGCCTCCATCTCAGCCCTCGCCGACCACCTCGTCGGCCACTTCGTCGACGAGGCCCGGGCCGCCGGCGCCTCCTGGGCGCAGATCGGCGTCGCGCTCGGCGTCTCCAAGCAGGCGGTGCAGCAGCGCTTCGTGCCGCGCGAGCCGGCGACCGTCGCCGACTTCGACATCGAGGTCCAGCGCTTCAGCCGCTTCACTCCGCGCTGCCTGAACTGCGTCCTGGGCGCGGAGAAGATCGCCGTGGCGACCGGCGCCGCCGCCGTGACGCCGACCCACATCCTGATCGGTCTGTTCGTCGAGCCGCAGAGCCTGGCCATCCACGCCCTGGCGGACAACGGCGCGGATCCGGCGCAGGTCCGGGCAGCCGCCGTCGAGACTCTGCCGCCGGCTCCGGAGGGCGCGACTGTACTGGCGACGGCGACGGCGACGGCGCCGTCCCAGGAACCGGCCATCCCCGGGAATTCGCTGCCCTTCACTCCCGAGGCGCGCAAGACCTTCGATCTGGCGGTGCGCGCCGCGCTGTCCGCCGGACACAACTACGTCGGCACCGAGCACCTTCTCCTGGCGCTCGCCGGCGATCCGAAATCCGAGACGGCGCTTCTTCTGACGTCCTTCGGCCTCACCCGGGACGGCCTGGAGGCCTCTGTTCAGCGCCTGCTCATGGAATTCATGGCGAACTCCGGGCGGCGCGGCTCCGGTGTCTCACCCCTTGACCCTGCTGAGCAAGGTGCTCCGCCTGCCGAAGGATAGGCTCTGGAGCGAAACCAACAGAGCTGAAGGAGAGATGCGACGTGGCGTCCATCGAAGCCATCAACGCCCGGGAGATCCTGGACTCGCGCGGCAACCCGACCGTCGAGGTCGAAGTGCTTCTCGAAGACGGCAGCTTCGCCCGCGCGGCGGTCCCCTCCGGTGCCTCCACCGGCGCCTTCGAGGCCGTGGAACTGCGCGACGGCGACGCGGCCCGCTACGGCGGCAAGGGCGTCGAGCGCGCCGTGCAGGGCGTCCTGGACGAGATCTACCCCGCGGTGGTCGGCGAGGACGCCTCCGACCAGCGCCTGATCGACCAGGCGATGATCGACCTGGACGCCACGCCGAACAAGGCGCGCCTGGGCGCCAACGCCCTGCTGGGCGTCTCGCTGGCGGTGGCCAAGGCCGCCGCCGAGTCCGCCGAGCTGCCGCTGTTCCGCTACCTCGGCGGCCCGAACGCGCACACCCTGCCGGTGCCGATGATGAACATCCTCAACGGCGGCGCGCACGCGGACTCCAACGTGGACATCCAGGAGTTCATGATCGCCCCGATCGGCGCGGGCAGCTTCCGCGAGGCGCTGCGCTGGGGCGCGGAGGTCTACCACGCGCTGAAGTCCGTGCTCAAGGAGCGCGGCCTGAACACCGGTCTGGGCGACGAGGGCGGCTTCGCGCCGAGCCTGCCGTCCAACCGCGACGCGCTGGACCTGATCCTGGTCGCGATCGAGAAGGCCGGCTACACCCCGGGCCGGGACATCGCGCTGGCGCTGGACGTCGCCGCCTCGGAGTTCTACAAGGACGGCGCCTACCAGTTCGAGGGCAAGTCCCGCACCGCCTCGGAGATGACCGACTACTACGCCGAGCTGGTCGACGCCTACCCGCTGGTGTCCATCGAGGACCCGCTGTTCGAGGACGACTGGGACGGCTGGAAGATCCTCACCGACCGCCTCGGCACCCAGGTGCAGATCGTCGGCGACGACCTGTTCGTCACCAACCCCGAGCGCCTCGCCCGCGGCATCGCCGGCGGCCAGGCCAACGCGCTGCTGGTGAAGGTGAACCAGATCGGCACGCTGACCGAGACCTTCGACGCCGTGCAGCTGGCGCACCGCAACGGCTACCGCTGCATGATGTCGCACCGCTCCGGGGAGACCGAGGACACCACGATCGCCGACCTGGCCGTCGCGGTGGACTGCGGCCAGATCAAGACCGGCGCCCCGGCCCGCTCGGACCGCGTCGCCAAGTACAACCAGCTGCTGCGCATCGAGGAGGAGCTCGACGACGCCGCGCGCTACGCCGGCCGCTCGGCCTTCCCGCGCTTCACGCACGAGGGCTGACACCCCCCCGCCCGCCGCTACCGCCCGCCCCGACCGGCAGGCGGTATCGTCGCAGGCATGAAGTCGGCAGGCTCGGGCTCCACGCCCGGACGCTTGAGCGCGGTCCCGACGCAGCGCCAGGACGCTGCGTCGGGAACTTCGCGTTCCTCCGGCGACGGCGGCTCGGGCTCCGGCGCGTCCGCCAAGCGCCGCACGCGCTACACGGCGCGCGCGGCGATCCTGATGCTCGTGGTCTGCGCACTGGTCCTGGCCCTGGCCTATCCGCTGCAGCAGTACTTCTCGCAGAGCTCGCAGATCAACCAGCTCAAGCAGCAGAACGCGCACAAGCGCACCCAGGTCCAGCAGCTCGGCCGGCAGCTCACGCAATGGCAGGACCCGGACTACGTCAAGATCCAGGCCCGGCTCCGGCTGCACTACGTGTTCCCCGGCGAGACCGGCCTCCGCCTGCTCGGCGCCGGAGACGCCGCGACCGGCGGCCCGGACGGCACCACCGGACCCTCGCAGGGATCCAGCGCCTGGTACGCGCAGCTGTGGAACTCGGTGACGGCGGCGAGCGGGGCGCCGACTTCCTCGGGTGCGCCGACGACGCCGGCTACCTCGGGTGCGTCGGGTTCGGCGGGCGCGTCGGGCCCGTCCGGGACGCCGACTCCTTCGGGCGGCCCGGCTCGCTCGGCGACGTCTCCGGCGCCTGGCCACTGAACCGCCGCCGCCACTACTGAACGCCATAGCCACCTGCGCTACGGCGCGACCCCCAGATACTTCAGCACGGCCAACACCCGCCGGTGATCCTCGTCGGCCGGCGGCAGCCCGAGCTTGGTGAAGATATTGCTGATGTGCTTCTCCACCGAGCTGTCGGCGAGCACGAGCTTCTTGCCGATCGCGGCGTTCGAGCGGCCCTCGGCCATCAGTCCCAGGACCTCGCGCTCGCGGGCGGTCAGGGCGTCGGTGGGCCGGGAGCCGAGCAGCTGCACCACGACCTCCGGGTCGAGCACCGTGCCGCCGGCGGCGATCTTGGCCAGCGCCTCGACGAACTCGCTGACGTCCGCCACCCGCTCCTTGAGCAGATAGCCGACGCCGGAGACCTGGCCGCTGAACAGATCGCGGGCATACCGGGTCTCCACGTACTGCGAGAACAGCAGCACCCCGACCTTCGGATGGCTCCGGCGCAGCTCCAGCGCGGCACGCAGCCCTTCGTCGGTGTGCGTCGGCGGCATCCGGATGTCGAGCACGACGGCGTCCGGCGCCCCGACAGCGATCGCGGCCAACAACTCGTCGGCATTGGGGACGGCGGCCAGGATCTCGTGGCCGCGCTTGGTGAGGATCTGCACCAGGCCGTCCCGCAGGATCGCGGAATCTTCGGCGATCATGATGCGCACTGCGCTGCTCTCCTTCATCCGGCGGCCCTCAACCCCCCGAACATAGCCGAACACCGGCGCCGCGGCCGGACCCCGGAAGGTCCGACCGCGGCGATGAGCGGTCCTGCGATGCGTTGGCGACTGCCGCGCTTGCCGCTTGCGTCCTCGTGCGGGCATGCCTCACAAGTGCATCGGCAGCTTCGCGACGACCCGCGTGGGTCCATCCTGCGGGCTGTCCACCGCCAGCGACGCCTCCACAGTGCCCTCGCTGCCAGCGCGCCTCGCGCCGGTGCGCCTCACACGTGCATCGGCAGCTTCGCGAACTCCCGCGTCGGTCCGCCCTGCGGGCTGTCCACCGACGGCGATGCCTCCACTGTGCCCTCGCTGCCTGCGTTCCTCGCGCCGGTGCGCCTCACACGTGCATCGGCAGCTTTGCGAACTCCCGCGTCGGTCCATCCCGCTCGCTGTCCATCGCCAGCGGCGCCTCCACGCTGCGCACGATGCCTCACACGTGCATCGGCAGCTTCACGAACACCCGCGTCGGTCCGCCCTGCGGGCTGTCCACCGCCAGCGAGCCCTCCACGGTGCGCACGCGGTCCAGGAGGCCGGCCAGGCCGCCGCCGTAGCCGACCTGTGCGCCGCCGCGGCCGTCGTCCTCGACGGTGAGGTGCAGTTGCCCCTCCTCCTGCACCACTGACAGCGCGGCTCGGGTCGGGGCGGCGTGCTTGGCCGCGTTGGTCAGCAGCTCGGCGGCGCAGAAGTAGGCGATGGTCTCGATCGCTCGGTCCGGGCGCTCGGCCAGCGCCACGTTCACCGTCACCGGCATCGCTGAGCGCGCCGCGAGTGTGCCCAGGGCGTCGCGCAGGCCGGTGTCCAGTGCCGCCGGGTGGATGCCGCGGGCCAGGTCGCGCAGTTCGTTGATGGCCTGCTTGGCGTTGCGGTGCGCGGTGTCGATCAGCGTTCGGGTCTCGGTCAGGTCCAGTTCGGCGCCGTTGCCGCCGGCGTCCAGGTTCTCCTTGGCCTCGCCGAGCTGCATCGCCAGTGCGACCAGCTGCGCCTGCGCGCCGTCGTGCAGATCGCGTTCGATCCGGCGCAGCCGCGCGGCGGAGTCGTCCACGGCGTGCGCGCGGCTCACGGTCAGCTCCTCGACCCGGCGCTCGCTGTTGGTCGGGCCCAGCAGGGCCTTCATCAGCAGCGAGTCCAGCCAGAGCAGGAACTTGAGGATCCAGACCGCGGCGTAGATCCAGACCACGCCGGCCACCGTGAGCAGCAGTGCGCGCAGCCAGTTGTCGAAGTAGAAGCCGTCGCCGAACTGGAGCGCCGACTGGTGCTTGACCCCGTGGCTGTCGGTGTTCGTCGGGCGGAACACCGCCCACCAGATCGGATAGGTCAGCATGACCAGGCCCTCGACCACGCCGACCCCGAGCGTGACGAAGTAGGCGATACCCAGCGGGAAGCGCACCAGCAGATACAGCTGGGACCGCCACGCCGGCAGGTCGCCCAGCGCCGCCCCGAGCTTGGCCAGCAGCCCGTGCGCGTTCTGCCGGCGCAGGTTCGGCGGCGGCGCCTCGATGTCGACGCCGAGCAGGCCGCGGGCCATACGGCGCTGGAGTTTGGCGTACTGCCGGGCCAGGTGGATCGCGAGGGCGATCAGCGGCAGCCCGACGAAGGTGAACGACAGCGCGCCGCCGACGGCCAGCGTGACCACCGCGTACACGAAGCCCGCGAGTCCGAGCGGCGCGCTGACCAGGGCGAACAGGTACTGGCGTGCGGTGCGCCCCGACACCGGGCTCAACAGGAAACGCTTCATGGGAAAAGCTTCGCCGATCTTGGGCCCGCCGCCCACGGTGCGGACCTGGAAATCGAACCCCCGGTTATCCCTACCATCATCGCCCAGTCTGCCGCCTGCTCCGACCAGGGCGCTGGGGCGCTGGGGCTCCGATCGGCGCCTTGGGCGCTGACCGGCTGGGGCGCCGACCGACGCCCGGCGTCAGGAAGGCAGCGCGGGATCGGTCGTGGAGGCCGTCCACGTCAGCTTCTCGACCCTGGTCTCCCCGCCGGCCTGGTCCACCTCGGGCACCAGATCCGAGAAGCGTTCCAGCGCCTCGCTCAGCGCGGCGGCCAGGGATGCGCTGGCCTGGACACTCTCCACGCCGCTGGCCGCGGCCCACTTGTCGGCATCCACCGTCACCCGGACTTTGACCGTTGCCGATACGTTCACGTCCACGCACTCAGGGTAACCTCTTGCGGCCTCGCGCGGGATGGCCTTCTATACGCGGCATGCCCACGGTCGCGGAGTTGATCGGTGTCCAGTCCCAGCACACGGGTCCCGGGCTGCTCGGCCCGAACGGCCTGCGGTATCAGCACCCGGAGATCGCCGCGCACGCCGCCAGCAGGGCCGCACTGTTCGGCGAGCGGCATCGTCCGGGCATGCGGCCGCATATCGGAGTCCTGCTGGGCAACACCGACGAGTTCGTGTTCTGGCTCTCCGCCGCGGCGCTCGCCGGGGCGGCGCTGGTCGGCGTGAACCCCACGCGCCGTGGCGCCGAGCTGGCGCGGGACATCCGGCACGCGGAATGCGAGCTGCTGGTGACCGACCGCGAGCATCTGCCGCTGCTCGCCGATCTGGGTCTGGACGCGCTGCCGCTGCTGATCGTGGACGATCCGGCGTACCGCGAGGCTCTGCAACCCTTCGCCGGCGTCAGCGCGACAGACGTCAAGCCGATCGCCCCGATCACCGAGGACACCCGGCTGCTGCTGTACTTCACCTCAGGCTCGACCGGCGCACCGAAGGCGGTGACGTGCGTCCAAGGGCGCGTCGCGGCGTCCGGCGCCGTAATGGCCGAACGCTTCGGGCTGATCGCCTCCGACGTCTGCTACATCCCGATGCCGATGTTCCACGGCAACGCGATCCTGGCGAACTGGGGACCGGCTCTGGTCGCCGGAGCCACCGTCGCCCTGCGCGACCGCTTCTCGGCCTCCGGCTTCCTCTCCGACGTCCGCGAGTATCAGGCCACGTACTTCACCTACGTCGGCCGCGCGATCTCCTACATCCTGGCCACCCCCGAGCACCCCGAGGACGCCGCAAACCCGCTGCGCGCCGGCTTCGGCACCGAGGCCGGGCCACGGGACCGGGAACGCTTCGAGCAGCGCTTCGGCTGCCACCTCTCCGAGGGCTACGGCGCCTCCGAAGGCGGCATCAACATCGTCGCGCCCCGCACCTTCCCGCCCTCGGTCCTGGCACGCGGCGCAGTGGTCGGCAAAACCAACCCGACCCTGTCGATCCTGAACCTCGAAACCGGCGCGCCCTGCCCGCCCGCCGAATTCGACGCCGCCGGCCGCCTCCTGAACGGCGCCGAGGCGATCGGCGAACTCGTCGGCACCGGACCCGGCGGCTTCACCGGCTACTGGAACAACCCCGCCGCCGACGCCGAACGCTTCGCCGACGGCCGCTACCGCAGCGGCGACCTGTTCTACGCCGACACCGACGGCTGGCTCTACTTCGCTGCCCGCAAGGCCGACCGCATGCGCGTGGACGGCGAGAACATCTCCGTGGCGCTCCTGGAGGCGATCCTCGCCCGCTGGGAGCCGGTCGAGGCGGTCGCCGCCTACGCCGTACCGGACGAGGTCACCGGCGACGCGGTGATGTGCGCCCTGGTCCTGAGGCAGGGCTCTGATTTCGACCCCGGGGCGTTCGCGGATTTCCTTGCCGCACAAGCGGATCTGGGCACCAAGATGGCGCCGCGCTTCGTCCGCGTCACCGCCGCCCTGGCCACCACAGCCACCGAGAAGGTGTCGCGCTACGCGATGCGGGAGCAGGGGTGGTGGGACGTAGGGGAGGACGCCGTGTGGGCTCGTACGGGCCGCCAGGGGGCTTATCAGCCCCGCGACACAGGCAGTGTCAACCGGAACTCCGCGCCGCCGCCCTGAGCCCCGGCGACCGTCACCCCGCCGCCGTGCCCGACCGCGACCTGGGCCACTATCGCCAACCCCAGCCCCGAACCCGGCAGATCACGGGCGCTCGCGGCGCGGTAGAAGCGGTCGAAGACATGCGGAAGATCGGCTTCGGGGATACCCGGTCCGTGGTCGCGGACCGTCAAGGTGACCGTGCCGTCCGCGCCGGGTGCGGTCCGCACCTCGACCAGCCCGCCGTCGGGGGAGAACTTGGCCGCGTTGTCCAGCAGGTTGCGCACAGCCTTGGCCAGCCGGTCGGTGACCCCGACGACCAGACAGTCCTCCAGATCCTCCTTGAAAACCGCCTTCGGCCAGTGCATCGCAGCGCGGTCCACGCACCGCCGCACCAGCAGGTCGAACCGCAGCTCCTCGAACAGCGCCGCCTGCTCCTCGCCGCGCGCCAACTCGACGGTGTCGCTGACCAGCATGGTCATATCGTCGAGCCCGGACATGATGCCGGACACCAGCGCCTGCCGGTCCTCCGGCTCCAAACGCTGCGCGTGCGCCAGCACCTCGACGTTGGTGCGCAGCGAGGTCAGCGGCGTGCGCAGCTCGTGCGAGGCGTCGGCGACCAGCTGGCGCTGCCGGTCCGTGGCCTCCTGGACCGCGTCCAGCATGGTGTTGAACGTCGCGGCCAGGCGGCCGAGTTCGTCGCGCGGCTCCCCGGGCGCACCGTCTATCGGGATGCGGTGCGCGAGGTCGTGCGTGGCGGCGATGCGCTCGGCGGTACTGGTCAGCTCCGCGACCGGACGCAGCGCGGTACGGGTGACCAGCCAGCCCAGACCCGCGGCCAGGACGATGCCCGCCGCGCCCGCGCCGAACAGCTCCCAGCCCAGCGTGGACAGCTGCTGGTCCATCGCGGTCAGCGGCGCGTCGATCTGCAGGGCCCGGTCCTTCTGGCCGATCGACAGGGTCAGGATGCGGACGTGCTGGCCGTTCATCTCGCCGGAATGCATGTAGCTGTTCATGCTCCCGGCGGCGACCTGGGCGTCCGCCGAGGAGATCGGTATCACCCTGGTCGAGGCGGGCGCGAGAACGACGACGCTGTACGGCGTGCGAAGCGTCGCCGGCAGCAGCTTGGGCTGCAGCGGCGTCCCGGTGGAGTCGATGAACTGGGAGTTGGTCAGCGTGTCGCCGAACTGCTGGCTGCGGGTCTCGTCATAGCGGGGGAGATGGTGGGTCAGCAGCAGGTCCTGCACCTTCGCGCCCTGCCGTTGCAGACCGCTGTCCACCTGCTGCGTCAGCGAGTGCCGCACAGCCACGTACGCGAACCCCACGCCGCCGCCGATGCCCGCCGCCACCGCGACGGTCGCGGCCAGCGCCAGCCGGGCGCGCAGCGGCGTACGGCGCCAGAACGACAAGGGGGAGCCGAGCCGGGACAAGGCGGAGGGGGCGCTTTGCGCGGTCTGGCCGTTGGGCCGGGCCGGATACGTCTCCGAGCCCTGAGTCGTCGGCGGGGCAGCACTGAAGGCAGGGGCAGTACTGAAGGGGGCATTCGGGCCGGCGCTCGCGTCAGCGGCCACACCGGCACTGGCGCCCGCACCCGCATCCGTACCCGCACCCGCGCTGAAGCCCTGATCCGCCGCGACGAGCCGCGTCCGCCTCCCGAACCGCCCCCGGATCACGCCGGCACCCGCAGCGTGTACCCGAAGCCGCGCACCGTCTGCACCAGCCGGGGCTCTCCCCCGCCCTCCGTCTTGCGCCGGATGCAGGACACGAACACCTCCAGGGAGTTCGACTCCGGCCCGAGTTCGTAGCCCCAGATCCGGTCGGAGATCACTTCCCGGGGCAGCACCCGCCCCGCGTTGCGCATCAGGAGCTCCAGCAGCGCGAACTCGGTGCGGGTCAGCTCGATCGTGCGCCCGCCGCGGTAGGCCAGCCGGGACTCGGGGTCCAGCTCCAGGTCCTCGAACACCAGGCGCTCGGATTCGGGCACCGGGTCGTACTCGGAGCGGCGCAGCAGCGCGCGCATCCGGGCGTGCAGCTCGGCCAGCGCGAACGGCTTCACCAGGTAGTCGTCGGCGCCGGCGTCGAGCCCGGCCACCCGGTCCCCGACCGCGTCGCGCGCGGTCAGCAGCAGCACCGGGGTGTGGTCGCCGACGCCGCGCAGGCGCCGGCACACCTCCACCCCGTCGAGCTCGGGCATCATCACGTCCAGCACGATCGCGTCCGGCGGGTCGGCCGCGACCTGCTCCAGGGCGGCCAGGCCGCCGGAAGCG
This window harbors:
- a CDS encoding response regulator transcription factor; this encodes MKESSAVRIMIAEDSAILRDGLVQILTKRGHEILAAVPNADELLAAIAVGAPDAVVLDIRMPPTHTDEGLRAALELRRSHPKVGVLLFSQYVETRYARDLFSGQVSGVGYLLKERVADVSEFVEALAKIAAGGTVLDPEVVVQLLGSRPTDALTAREREVLGLMAEGRSNAAIGKKLVLADSSVEKHISNIFTKLGLPPADEDHRRVLAVLKYLGVAP
- a CDS encoding AMP-binding protein → MPTVAELIGVQSQHTGPGLLGPNGLRYQHPEIAAHAASRAALFGERHRPGMRPHIGVLLGNTDEFVFWLSAAALAGAALVGVNPTRRGAELARDIRHAECELLVTDREHLPLLADLGLDALPLLIVDDPAYREALQPFAGVSATDVKPIAPITEDTRLLLYFTSGSTGAPKAVTCVQGRVAASGAVMAERFGLIASDVCYIPMPMFHGNAILANWGPALVAGATVALRDRFSASGFLSDVREYQATYFTYVGRAISYILATPEHPEDAANPLRAGFGTEAGPRDRERFEQRFGCHLSEGYGASEGGINIVAPRTFPPSVLARGAVVGKTNPTLSILNLETGAPCPPAEFDAAGRLLNGAEAIGELVGTGPGGFTGYWNNPAADAERFADGRYRSGDLFYADTDGWLYFAARKADRMRVDGENISVALLEAILARWEPVEAVAAYAVPDEVTGDAVMCALVLRQGSDFDPGAFADFLAAQADLGTKMAPRFVRVTAALATTATEKVSRYAMREQGWWDVGEDAVWARTGRQGAYQPRDTGSVNRNSAPPP
- a CDS encoding sensor histidine kinase; amino-acid sequence: MAADASAGPNAPFSTAPAFSAAPPTTQGSETYPARPNGQTAQSAPSALSRLGSPLSFWRRTPLRARLALAATVAVAAGIGGGVGFAYVAVRHSLTQQVDSGLQRQGAKVQDLLLTHHLPRYDETRSQQFGDTLTNSQFIDSTGTPLQPKLLPATLRTPYSVVVLAPASTRVIPISSADAQVAAGSMNSYMHSGEMNGQHVRILTLSIGQKDRALQIDAPLTAMDQQLSTLGWELFGAGAAGIVLAAGLGWLVTRTALRPVAELTSTAERIAATHDLAHRIPIDGAPGEPRDELGRLAATFNTMLDAVQEATDRQRQLVADASHELRTPLTSLRTNVEVLAHAQRLEPEDRQALVSGIMSGLDDMTMLVSDTVELARGEEQAALFEELRFDLLVRRCVDRAAMHWPKAVFKEDLEDCLVVGVTDRLAKAVRNLLDNAAKFSPDGGLVEVRTAPGADGTVTLTVRDHGPGIPEADLPHVFDRFYRAASARDLPGSGLGLAIVAQVAVGHGGGVTVAGAQGGGAEFRLTLPVSRG
- a CDS encoding sensor histidine kinase; the encoded protein is MKRFLLSPVSGRTARQYLFALVSAPLGLAGFVYAVVTLAVGGALSFTFVGLPLIALAIHLARQYAKLQRRMARGLLGVDIEAPPPNLRRQNAHGLLAKLGAALGDLPAWRSQLYLLVRFPLGIAYFVTLGVGVVEGLVMLTYPIWWAVFRPTNTDSHGVKHQSALQFGDGFYFDNWLRALLLTVAGVVWIYAAVWILKFLLWLDSLLMKALLGPTNSERRVEELTVSRAHAVDDSAARLRRIERDLHDGAQAQLVALAMQLGEAKENLDAGGNGAELDLTETRTLIDTAHRNAKQAINELRDLARGIHPAALDTGLRDALGTLAARSAMPVTVNVALAERPDRAIETIAYFCAAELLTNAAKHAAPTRAALSVVQEEGQLHLTVEDDGRGGAQVGYGGGLAGLLDRVRTVEGSLAVDSPQGGPTRVFVKLPMHV
- a CDS encoding response regulator transcription factor; translation: MDTRGSLDREPRSLLVVDDDTEIRDAIARAFRLQGYRVRTASGGLAALEQVAADPPDAIVLDVMMPELDGVEVCRRLRGVGDHTPVLLLTARDAVGDRVAGLDAGADDYLVKPFALAELHARMRALLRRSEYDPVPESERLVFEDLELDPESRLAYRGGRTIELTRTEFALLELLMRNAGRVLPREVISDRIWGYELGPESNSLEVFVSCIRRKTEGGGEPRLVQTVRGFGYTLRVPA
- a CDS encoding FtsB family cell division protein, which encodes MKSAGSGSTPGRLSAVPTQRQDAASGTSRSSGDGGSGSGASAKRRTRYTARAAILMLVVCALVLALAYPLQQYFSQSSQINQLKQQNAHKRTQVQQLGRQLTQWQDPDYVKIQARLRLHYVFPGETGLRLLGAGDAATGGPDGTTGPSQGSSAWYAQLWNSVTAASGAPTSSGAPTTPATSGASGSAGASGPSGTPTPSGGPARSATSPAPGH
- the eno gene encoding phosphopyruvate hydratase is translated as MASIEAINAREILDSRGNPTVEVEVLLEDGSFARAAVPSGASTGAFEAVELRDGDAARYGGKGVERAVQGVLDEIYPAVVGEDASDQRLIDQAMIDLDATPNKARLGANALLGVSLAVAKAAAESAELPLFRYLGGPNAHTLPVPMMNILNGGAHADSNVDIQEFMIAPIGAGSFREALRWGAEVYHALKSVLKERGLNTGLGDEGGFAPSLPSNRDALDLILVAIEKAGYTPGRDIALALDVAASEFYKDGAYQFEGKSRTASEMTDYYAELVDAYPLVSIEDPLFEDDWDGWKILTDRLGTQVQIVGDDLFVTNPERLARGIAGGQANALLVKVNQIGTLTETFDAVQLAHRNGYRCMMSHRSGETEDTTIADLAVAVDCGQIKTGAPARSDRVAKYNQLLRIEEELDDAARYAGRSAFPRFTHEG
- a CDS encoding Clp protease N-terminal domain-containing protein, whose product is MEELPTLPVLIARIESSHPFSDPLARLADAVETGASISALADHLVGHFVDEARAAGASWAQIGVALGVSKQAVQQRFVPREPATVADFDIEVQRFSRFTPRCLNCVLGAEKIAVATGAAAVTPTHILIGLFVEPQSLAIHALADNGADPAQVRAAAVETLPPAPEGATVLATATATAPSQEPAIPGNSLPFTPEARKTFDLAVRAALSAGHNYVGTEHLLLALAGDPKSETALLLTSFGLTRDGLEASVQRLLMEFMANSGRRGSGVSPLDPAEQGAPPAEG